The following proteins come from a genomic window of Lolium rigidum isolate FL_2022 chromosome 5, APGP_CSIRO_Lrig_0.1, whole genome shotgun sequence:
- the LOC124651800 gene encoding protein STRICTOSIDINE SYNTHASE-LIKE 10-like, protein MGCSMSRLVKATVALVILVLLFMPAAMASTVASFDATRSQHLPLPRGTVRGPESVAFDGQGHGPYSGVSDGRVLKWNGDKLGWTTYTHGPGYDSKLCTASRLRPETATESRCGRPLGLRFHQKTGDLYIADAYKGLMRVGPGGGEATVLVNEVNGVPLRFTNGVDVDQITGHVYFTDSSMNYPRSQHEMVTKTGDSTGRLMRYDPRTSDVTVLQSGLTYPNGVSISTDRSHLVVASTGPCKLLRHWIKGSKAGTYEPFADLPGYPDNVRPDRRGGYWVALHREKNELPFGRDSHLLAVRVGANGKILEEMRGPKSVRPTEIMERDNGKFYMGSVELPYVSVVTRK, encoded by the coding sequence ATGGGCTGCAGCATGAGCCGCCTCGTGAAGGCCACGGTCGCGCTGGTCATCCTGGTCCTCCTCTTCATGCCGGCGGCCATGGCGTCCACGGTCGCCAGCTTCGACGCCACCCGGAGCCAGCACCTGCCGTTGCCGCGCGGAACCGTCCGCGGGCCCGAGAGCGTCGCCTTCGATGGGCAGGGCCACGGCCCTTACAGCGGCGTCTCCGACGGCCGCGTCCTTAAGTGGAACGGCGACAAGCTCGGATGGACCACCTACACGCACGGCCCCGGCTACGACAGCAAGCTGTGCACTGCGTCGAGGCTGCGCCCGGAGACCGCCACCGAGAGCCGCTGCGGACGTCCGCTCGGCCtgcggttccaccagaagaccggaGACCTCTACATCGCCGACGCGTACAAGGGGCTCATGCGGGTCGGGCCAGGCGGCGGGGAGGCGACGGTGCTCGTCAACGAGGTCAATGGCGTGCCCCTCCGCTTCACCAACGGGGTCGACGTCGACCAGATCACCGGCCACGTATACTTCACCGACAGCTCCATGAACTACCCCAGATCGCAGCATGAGATGGTGACCAAGACTGGGGACTCGACGGGACGCCTCATGAGGTACGATCCCCGAACATCTGATGTCACGGTGCTCCAATCGGGCTTGACATACCCGAACGGCGTCTCCATCAGCACCGACCGGTCACACCTCGTGGTCGCATCTACTGGGCCATGCAAGCTCCTAAGGCATTGGATCAAAGGGTCCAAGGCAGGCACATATGAGCCTTTCGCCGACCTCCCAGGATACCCCGATAATGTGAGGCCTGATAGGAGAGGTGGTTACTGGGTGGCGTTACACCGCGAGAAGAATGAGCTGCCCTTTGGTCGAGATAGCCATCTACTCGCTGTGAGGGTCGGTGCCAATGGAAAGATATTGGAAGAGATGAGGGGGCCAAAAAGCGTGAGACCCACGGAGATTATGGAGAGGGACAACGGCAAATTCTACATGGGTTCCGTAGAGCTTCCTTATGTTAGTGTAGTTACGCGCAAATAG